In Xiphophorus maculatus strain JP 163 A chromosome 2, X_maculatus-5.0-male, whole genome shotgun sequence, one genomic interval encodes:
- the c2h16orf70 gene encoding UPF0183 protein C16orf70 homolog yields MLDLEVVPERSLGNEQWEFALGMPFSQAISILQKHCRVIKNVQVLYSEQTPLSHDLILNLTQDGIKLLFDATNQRLKVIEVYDLSKVKLKYCGVHFNSQAITPTIEQIDQSFGATHPGVYNAAEQLFHLNFRGLSFSFQLDSWNEAPKYEIPHGAMVKRMHIYTGNNLQETKAPVMPLACFMGNIFAEGVDVLRDGAGPLGLKLRLLTAGSGLGVMADAKVRYVERSIFFGDSCQDVLGTLGSPHKVFYKSEDKMKIHSPSPHKQVPSKCNDYFFNYFTLGVDILFDSTTHLVKKFVLHTNFPGHYNFNIYHRCDFKIPLVIKKEGADSQTEDCILTTYSKWDQIQELLGHPMEKPVVLHRSSSANNTNPFGSTFCFGLQRMIFEVMQNNHIASVTLYGAPRTTSQARPESSASSH; encoded by the exons gGATGCCATTTTCCCAGGCCATCTCTATCCTCCAGAAACACTGCCGTGTAATCAAAAATGTCCAGGTGCTATACAGCGAACAG ACACCGCTCAGCCACGACCTCATACTGAACCTGACTCAGGATGGGATTAAACTGCTGTTTGACGCCACAAATCAGAGACTCAAG GTGATTGAAGTGTACGACCTGAGCAAAGTCAAGTTGAAGTACTG TGGAGTCCATTTCAACTCTCAGGCCATCACCCCCACAATAGAGCAAATAGACCAGTCATTTGGAGCGACTCACCCTGGAG TTTATAATGCTGCAGAGCAATTGTTCCATCTCAACTTTCGAGGACTTTCCTTCTCCTTTCAACTGGATTCGTGGAATGAAGCTCCAAAATACGAG ATTCCACATGGAGCCATGGTCAAGAGGATGCACATCTACACTGGCAACAACCTCCAAGAAACAAA AGCTCCTGTGATGCCGTTGGCTTGTTTTATGGGCAACATCTTTGCAGAGGGTGTCGATGTCCTGAGGGATGGGGCGGGTCCTCTGGGGCTCAAGCTCCGCCTTCTCACAGCAG GTTCTGGACTCGGTGTGATGGCTGATGCTAAGGTCCGGTATGTGGAGAGGAGCATCTTCTTTGGAGACTCCTGTCAGGACGTTCTGGGCACTTTGGGCTCGCCGCATAAAGTCTTCTACAAATCTGAGGATAAG ATGAAGATCCATTCTCCGTCTCCTCATAAGCAGGTTCCCTCTAAATGTAACGACTACTTCTTCAACTACTTCACCCTCGGAGTG GACATCCTGTTTGACTCGACGACCCACCTGGTTAAGAAGTTCGTCCTCCATACGAACTTCCCTGGGCATTACAActttaatat ATACCATCGATGTGACTTTAAGATTCCGCTAGTCATCAAAAAAG AAGGAGCAGACTCTCAGACGGAGGACTGCATCCTAACCACCTACAGCAAG TGGGATCAGATTCAGGAGCTTCTGGGTCATCCGATGGAAAAACCCGTCGTCCTTCACAG GTCTTCATCAGCCAACAACACAAACCCGTTCGGTTCCACTTTCTGCTTCGGACTTCAGAGGATGATTTTTGAG GTGATGCAGAACAACCACATAGCATCAGTCACCCTCTATGGAGCTCCCAGGACCACCAGTCAAGCCCGACCCGAGTCCAGCGCTAGTTCCCACTGA